One Planifilum fimeticola DNA segment encodes these proteins:
- a CDS encoding TetR/AcrR family transcriptional regulator, whose product MQAAIRTLDEIGFARASLAQIAKRAGISTALISYHFADKLDLMNHLLINLLESTSRYVTERVNRKQTPEQKLNAFIRASLEYLRDYPDRSIALIEIIFHARTPDNVPYYRMDDEDEDPALQLLRSILREGQQQGVFGDFHPDAMAHFIQGAISEYMLDNSMARRLDLDTYSDELIRIVNRAVRKDSHG is encoded by the coding sequence ATGCAGGCCGCCATCCGGACATTGGACGAGATCGGCTTCGCCAGGGCGAGCCTCGCGCAAATCGCCAAACGGGCGGGGATCAGCACCGCACTGATCTCCTATCATTTCGCGGACAAGCTGGACTTGATGAATCATCTGCTGATCAATCTGCTGGAGTCCACATCCCGATACGTCACGGAGCGGGTCAATCGGAAACAGACCCCCGAGCAAAAGCTGAACGCGTTTATCCGGGCCAGCCTCGAATATTTGCGCGACTACCCCGACCGCAGCATCGCCCTCATCGAGATCATCTTCCACGCCAGGACCCCCGACAACGTCCCCTATTACCGGATGGACGATGAGGATGAAGACCCCGCATTGCAGCTCCTCCGGAGCATTTTACGCGAAGGACAGCAACAGGGCGTGTTTGGGGATTTTCATCCGGACGCGATGGCCCATTTCATCCAGGGGGCGATCAGCGAATACATGCTGGACAACTCGATGGCGCGCAGGCTGGATCTGGACACCTACAGCGACGAGCTGATCCGCATCGTCAACAGAGCGGTAAGGAAAGATTCCCATGGCTGA
- a CDS encoding DUF418 domain-containing protein has product MADHPHPGRARKLAPDLARGLMLLLVALAHAHQYLEPPGRVITDGDRIVVFFRQIFIDGRAFPVFFLLFGYGLVQIMRRCKQRGEDWSAIRRLLKRRGWWLLVIGFLHAVTLFDFTIGIYGFATVLLIGTLRWSDRTVKWGVIASLAVVTLLGSVFVRAEYDLSPSAETVKPGVWESLFTRIFLWVILTPLMVHQVVPAMLIGMWAARAGILDHPGKHRRLLARTAAIGLAVSTAGAIPLALISSGFWSDPSAVAKTLVSSLHTVTGYAGGLGWAALIGWTAALVEGKPHPVTRAIAAVGQRSMSFYILQSVVFCIAFSPDIGGLGNRVGQIGSDVVAWLTWMASVAAAEMMRRSGTQGPAEAMLRRLVYRKKKKQTEGGLSWR; this is encoded by the coding sequence ATGGCTGACCATCCTCATCCGGGCCGCGCCCGGAAACTTGCTCCCGATCTCGCGCGCGGCTTGATGCTGCTGCTGGTCGCGCTGGCTCACGCCCATCAGTACCTGGAGCCGCCGGGGCGCGTCATCACGGACGGGGATCGCATCGTCGTGTTTTTCCGGCAAATCTTCATCGACGGCCGGGCGTTTCCCGTATTCTTTCTGCTGTTCGGATACGGTTTGGTCCAGATCATGCGGCGGTGCAAGCAAAGGGGGGAGGATTGGAGTGCCATCCGGAGGCTGCTGAAAAGACGGGGATGGTGGTTACTGGTCATCGGGTTTTTGCACGCCGTCACCCTGTTTGATTTCACCATCGGCATCTACGGCTTCGCGACCGTCCTACTCATCGGCACGCTCCGCTGGTCGGACCGCACCGTCAAGTGGGGCGTGATCGCTTCGCTGGCGGTCGTGACCCTGCTCGGTTCCGTGTTTGTCCGCGCCGAATACGACTTGTCCCCGAGTGCCGAGACGGTGAAACCGGGCGTGTGGGAATCCTTGTTCACGCGGATTTTCCTGTGGGTGATCCTCACTCCGCTGATGGTCCATCAAGTCGTTCCGGCCATGTTGATCGGGATGTGGGCGGCCCGCGCCGGCATCCTGGACCATCCCGGAAAGCACCGCCGGCTCCTCGCCCGAACGGCAGCCATCGGCCTTGCGGTCTCCACAGCCGGCGCCATCCCCCTGGCGCTGATCTCCTCCGGGTTCTGGTCCGATCCTTCGGCCGTCGCGAAGACGCTGGTCAGTTCCTTGCACACCGTAACCGGGTACGCTGGCGGGCTCGGATGGGCAGCGCTGATCGGCTGGACGGCGGCCCTGGTCGAGGGAAAACCGCATCCGGTGACGCGGGCCATCGCCGCCGTCGGACAGCGGTCCATGTCCTTTTATATCCTGCAGTCCGTCGTGTTCTGCATCGCGTTTTCACCGGACATCGGCGGCCTCGGGAATCGCGTCGGACAGATCGGAAGCGACGTCGTCGCTTGGCTGACTTGGATGGCTTCGGTCGCGGCCGCGGAGATGATGCGCCGCTCCGGAACGCAGGGACCGGCCGAAGCGATGTTGCGGCGGCTGGTATATAGAAAAAAGAAAAAACAGACGGAAGGTGGGTTATCATGGAGATAG
- a CDS encoding YqeB family protein: protein MEIANRHGVTVTGYSPGAKIGMYAGFGAAGLAVGYMLPRIADWALRLPWFPFEDTARLIHSLDGPHLKWILASLGLLAGFVLAFIAVWESLKAAISNHEVILEQGNNRRTFPRRDVASVFLDGKELVILGTSGHELVRMPGVEHPEDLAEAFQTHAYPWSADGDPFKDRYRRWVPDLPELPPSANALLKARERALKEKNKKDIAELREELAKIGYIVRDEGINQYWRPVEKPPVSKK, encoded by the coding sequence ATGGAGATAGCAAACCGCCACGGGGTTACCGTCACGGGATATTCCCCGGGAGCCAAAATCGGAATGTACGCCGGCTTCGGCGCCGCCGGCCTTGCCGTCGGCTATATGCTGCCGCGTATCGCGGACTGGGCACTCCGGCTGCCCTGGTTTCCCTTCGAGGACACGGCTCGACTCATCCATTCGCTGGACGGTCCGCACTTAAAATGGATATTGGCCTCTCTCGGCCTGTTGGCGGGTTTCGTCCTCGCGTTCATCGCCGTCTGGGAGAGCCTGAAGGCCGCCATCTCCAACCATGAGGTGATTCTGGAACAGGGGAACAACCGCCGGACCTTCCCGCGGCGGGACGTCGCCTCCGTGTTTTTGGACGGCAAAGAGCTCGTCATCCTCGGCACGTCCGGTCACGAGCTGGTCCGGATGCCCGGCGTGGAGCATCCCGAAGACCTGGCGGAGGCGTTTCAAACCCACGCCTACCCGTGGTCGGCGGACGGAGATCCCTTCAAGGACCGGTACCGGCGCTGGGTGCCGGATCTGCCCGAGTTGCCTCCTTCCGCCAACGCGCTGTTGAAGGCGCGGGAAAGGGCGCTGAAAGAAAAAAACAAGAAAGACATCGCCGAATTGCGCGAGGAACTGGCGAAAATCGGGTACATCGTCCGCGACGAAGGGATCAACCAGTATTGGCGGCCGGTCGAAAAGCCCCCGGTGAGCAAAAAATAA